Proteins found in one Neodiprion lecontei isolate iyNeoLeco1 chromosome 6, iyNeoLeco1.1, whole genome shotgun sequence genomic segment:
- the LOC107226874 gene encoding ubiquitin-conjugating enzyme E2 W isoform X1: protein MAAMSPSERRLQKELMSLMREPPPGVHVDGDQAGQNLTQWIIHMEGAKGTLYEGERFQLQFKFSSKYPFDSPEVTFIGGNIPVHPHVYSNGHICLSILTDDWSPALSVQSVCLSIVSMLSSCKEKKRPPDNSFYVKTCNKNPKKTKWWYHDDSV, encoded by the exons CGGAGATTACAAAAGGAGTTGATGTCATTGATGCGTGAACCACCTCCTGGTGTTCACGTAGATGGTGATCAAGCTGGCCAGAATCTGACACAATGGATAATCCATATGGAAGGAGCAAAGGGGACGCTATACGAGGGTGAAAGATTTCAGTTGCAATTTAAGTTCAGTTCCAAGTACCCATTTGATTCACCTGAAGTCACATTTATTGGAGGCAACATCCCTGTTCATCCACATGTCTACAGCAATGGTCATATCTGTCTGTCTATACTGACTGATGATTGGTCACCTGCTCTGAGTGTCCAAAGCGTCTGTTTAAGTATAGTTTCTATGCTGAGCAGTTGCAAAGAAAAG AAAAGGCCACCTGATAATTCCTTTTATGTGAAGACATGTAATAAGAATCCAAAGAAAACGAAATGGTGGTATCACG ACGATAGTGTTTGA
- the LOC107226900 gene encoding actin-related protein 2/3 complex subunit 1A-B isoform X2, whose protein sequence is MTETHSFGVSPITCHAWNKDRTQLALSPNNNEVHIYQRSSNGWKLLDILNQHDLRVMGIDWAPNTNRIVTCAVDRNAYVWTQGDDGKWKPTLVLLRINRAATCVKWSPLENKFAVGSGARLISVCYFEEENDWWVSKHIKRPLRSTVTALDWHPNNLLLVAGSADYKVRVFSAYVKDIEEAPQPGPWGTKSSLGTALAEFPNSPNGGGWVHSVAFSQCGNKVCWIGHDSSVCVADASKGNTVTRLRTEHLPFLSCIWVGPNSIVAAGHSCSPMLYALDDNGQLYFASKLDNTQRKEAGGLSAMRKFQSLDRQARIETTDTALDSIHQNAITCVRKLREDKFSTSGLDGQLVIWDLKSVM, encoded by the exons atgaCGGAAACGCACAGTTTTGGTGTCAGCCCCATAACCTGCCATGCGTGGAACAAAGATAGAACGC AGTTGGCATTATCACCAAACAACAACGAAGTCCATATATATCAGCGATCTTCCAACGGATGGAAGTTGCTGGATATTTTGAATCAACATGATCTACGGGTTATGGGCATTGATTGGGCCCCAAATACTAACCGTATTGTAACTTGTGCGGTTGATAGAAATGCCTATGTATGGACTCAGGGAGACGATGGAAAGTGGAAACCCACTTTGGTTTTACTCAGAATTAATAGAGCCGCTACTTGTGTCAAATGGTCACCACTAG aaAACAAGTTTGCTGTTGGTTCTGGTGCAAGATTGATCTCTGTGTGCTATTTTGAGGAAGAAAATGATTGGTGGGTGTCTAAGCATATCAAAAGACCATTGAGATCAACAGTTACTGCACTAGACTGGCATCCCAATAATTTGTTATTGGTTGCTGGATCAGCTGATTACAAAGTCCGGGTATTTAGCGCTTATGTTAAAGATATTGAAGAAGCCCCACAACCTGGTCCTTGGGGAACAAAGTCAAGTTTGGGAACTGCATTGGCCGAATTTCCAAACTCTCCAAATGGAG GTGGATGGGTACACTCTGTTGCCTTTAGTCAATGCGGTAACAAAGTGTGTTGGATTGGTCATGACTCATCCGTTTGTGTTGCTGATGCTTCCAAAGGCAACACAGTTACACGCTTACGCACAGAGCATCTTCCATTTTTAAGCTGCATTTGGGTTGGGCCGAATTCCATCGTGGCTGCA ggACATAGTTGTTCTCCTATGCTCTACGCCTTGGATGATAATGGCCAATTATATTTTGCATCAAAACTGGATAATACTCAAAGAAAAGAAGCCGGTGGACTTTCGGCTATgcgaaaatttcaatcgctTGATCGCCAAGCACGCATAGAAACAACAGACACTGCCCTGGATAGTATTCACCAGAATGCAATTACTTGTGTACGAAAACTACGAGAAGACAAATTTAGTACAAGTGGGTTAGACGGACAACTGGTCATTTGGGATCTGAAG
- the LOC107226874 gene encoding ubiquitin-conjugating enzyme E2 W isoform X2: MSLMREPPPGVHVDGDQAGQNLTQWIIHMEGAKGTLYEGERFQLQFKFSSKYPFDSPEVTFIGGNIPVHPHVYSNGHICLSILTDDWSPALSVQSVCLSIVSMLSSCKEKKRPPDNSFYVKTCNKNPKKTKWWYHDDSV; the protein is encoded by the exons ATGTCATTGATGCGTGAACCACCTCCTGGTGTTCACGTAGATGGTGATCAAGCTGGCCAGAATCTGACACAATGGATAATCCATATGGAAGGAGCAAAGGGGACGCTATACGAGGGTGAAAGATTTCAGTTGCAATTTAAGTTCAGTTCCAAGTACCCATTTGATTCACCTGAAGTCACATTTATTGGAGGCAACATCCCTGTTCATCCACATGTCTACAGCAATGGTCATATCTGTCTGTCTATACTGACTGATGATTGGTCACCTGCTCTGAGTGTCCAAAGCGTCTGTTTAAGTATAGTTTCTATGCTGAGCAGTTGCAAAGAAAAG AAAAGGCCACCTGATAATTCCTTTTATGTGAAGACATGTAATAAGAATCCAAAGAAAACGAAATGGTGGTATCACG ACGATAGTGTTTGA
- the LOC107226871 gene encoding cyclin-dependent kinase 7, producing the protein MTEKLRRYEKIDFLGEGQFATVYKARDTETDSIVAVKKIKVGSRAEAKDGINRTALREIKLLQELKHDNIIGLLDVFGHKSNVSLVFDFMDTDLEVIIKDSNIVLTSANVKSYMIQTLQGLEYLHFNWILHRDLKPNNLLVNSSGVLKIGDFGLAKFFGSPNRIYTHQVVTRWYRAPELLYGARLYGTGVDMWAIGCILAELLLRLPFLPGESDLDQLTRIFQTLGTPSDETWPGMTDLPDFIQFKPFPGTPLKHIFTAAGDDLLDLITSLLNVNPLERCTCDQALQMPYFSNKPPPTIGSKLPLPMTIRKEPEEKPSLKRKLLESMDGGSLAKRLQF; encoded by the exons ATGACGGAAAAATTGAGGAGATatgagaaaattgatttcttgGGAGAAGGACAG tttGCAACTGTGTATAAAGCTCGAGATACCGAGACCGACAGCATAGTAGCTGTGAAAAAG ATCAAAGTCGGAAGCCGAGCAGAAGCCAAGGACGGAATTAATCGTACCGCCTTGCGAGAAATAAAACTCTTGCAAGAGCTTAAACACGATAATATCATTGGATTATTAG ATGTCTTTGGTCATAAATCCAATGTGTCGTTGGTGTTTGATTTCATGGATACAGACTTGGAAGTTATAATAAAAGATAGTAACATTGTCTTAACATCAGCAAATGTGAAATCTTATATGATCCAAACCCTCCAAGGACTTGAGTATCTCCACTTCAATTGGATACTTCATAGAGACCTAAAACCCAACAATCTGCTTGTGAATAGTAGCGGCGTATTAAAAATAGGAGATTTTGGTCTCGCCAAGTTCTTTGGATCACCAAACAGAATATACACTCATCAAGTTGTTACTAGGTGGTACAGAGCACCAGAACTGCTGTATGGTGCTAGATTATATGGCACTGGCGTTGACATGTGGGCAATTGGTTGTATACTGGCTGAGTTACTGTTACGCCTCCCATTCCTCCCTGGAGAGTCAGATTTGGATCAACTAACGAGAATATTCCAG aCGCTGGGTACACCAAGCGATGAAACATGGCCTGGAATGACGGATTTGCCAGATTTTATACAGTTCAAGCCATTTCCTGGTACTCCACTGAAGCATATCTTCACTGCGGCTGGAGACGATCTGTTAGATTTAATCACAAGTCTGTTAAACGTTAATCCATTGGAACGCTGTACTTGTGATCAAGCTCTACAGATGCCTTATTTTAGTAATAAACCACCACCAACGATTGGATCAAAATTGCCTCTTCCCATGACTATCAGGAAAGAACCAGAGGAAAAACCTAGTCTCAAGAGAAAATTGTTAGAATCCATGGATGGAGGATCACTAGCGAAGAGACTGCAATTCTAG
- the LOC107226900 gene encoding actin-related protein 2/3 complex subunit 1A-B isoform X1 — protein MTETHSFGVSPITCHAWNKDRTQLALSPNNNEVHIYQRSSNGWKLLDILNQHDLRVMGIDWAPNTNRIVTCAVDRNAYVWTQGDDGKWKPTLVLLRINRAATCVKWSPLENKFAVGSGARLISVCYFEEENDWWVSKHIKRPLRSTVTALDWHPNNLLLVAGSADYKVRVFSAYVKDIEEAPQPGPWGTKSSLGTALAEFPNSPNGGGWVHSVAFSQCGNKVCWIGHDSSVCVADASKGNTVTRLRTEHLPFLSCIWVGPNSIVAAGHSCSPMLYALDDNGQLYFASKLDNTQRKEAGGLSAMRKFQSLDRQARIETTDTALDSIHQNAITCVRKLREDKFSTSGLDGQLVIWDLKTLENSIAGLKIV, from the exons atgaCGGAAACGCACAGTTTTGGTGTCAGCCCCATAACCTGCCATGCGTGGAACAAAGATAGAACGC AGTTGGCATTATCACCAAACAACAACGAAGTCCATATATATCAGCGATCTTCCAACGGATGGAAGTTGCTGGATATTTTGAATCAACATGATCTACGGGTTATGGGCATTGATTGGGCCCCAAATACTAACCGTATTGTAACTTGTGCGGTTGATAGAAATGCCTATGTATGGACTCAGGGAGACGATGGAAAGTGGAAACCCACTTTGGTTTTACTCAGAATTAATAGAGCCGCTACTTGTGTCAAATGGTCACCACTAG aaAACAAGTTTGCTGTTGGTTCTGGTGCAAGATTGATCTCTGTGTGCTATTTTGAGGAAGAAAATGATTGGTGGGTGTCTAAGCATATCAAAAGACCATTGAGATCAACAGTTACTGCACTAGACTGGCATCCCAATAATTTGTTATTGGTTGCTGGATCAGCTGATTACAAAGTCCGGGTATTTAGCGCTTATGTTAAAGATATTGAAGAAGCCCCACAACCTGGTCCTTGGGGAACAAAGTCAAGTTTGGGAACTGCATTGGCCGAATTTCCAAACTCTCCAAATGGAG GTGGATGGGTACACTCTGTTGCCTTTAGTCAATGCGGTAACAAAGTGTGTTGGATTGGTCATGACTCATCCGTTTGTGTTGCTGATGCTTCCAAAGGCAACACAGTTACACGCTTACGCACAGAGCATCTTCCATTTTTAAGCTGCATTTGGGTTGGGCCGAATTCCATCGTGGCTGCA ggACATAGTTGTTCTCCTATGCTCTACGCCTTGGATGATAATGGCCAATTATATTTTGCATCAAAACTGGATAATACTCAAAGAAAAGAAGCCGGTGGACTTTCGGCTATgcgaaaatttcaatcgctTGATCGCCAAGCACGCATAGAAACAACAGACACTGCCCTGGATAGTATTCACCAGAATGCAATTACTTGTGTACGAAAACTACGAGAAGACAAATTTAGTACAAGTGGGTTAGACGGACAACTGGTCATTTGGGATCTGAAG ACACTGGAGAATTCGATTGCCGGTCtcaaaattgtttga